From one Perca fluviatilis chromosome 10, GENO_Pfluv_1.0, whole genome shotgun sequence genomic stretch:
- the gask1b gene encoding Golgi-associated kinase 1B, whose protein sequence is MGKSRVHWLRFPFLRLTSSFRRCPLSIRSLIIASVCVVHLLLVVSHFGYSQHQRERGIDKDKYRNARGLYNLDISDALPDSVDLQTGASFVVPTRYNVVYITLKSKRLKPAHIRGTIRPKLRRKVRRNNEANSAFTQYKLGTLERDAVQIKRNFASKTSLGEPRDVYYKSLAIPHTFPTDTQIDSHISSIRIYSQRAPPWISPQDVEAMRFLADANVLRIKEVYRGDSPTLLIFEGETSVPMKNQKHTQRSNVCGGQCGVINSPVDTTEVFAFHLDRVLGLNRTLPAVSRKFSFLHDGQPCPVVSWDASLYPEGLAEGRSTVRLTWGEYQNSLKQKCWHKNISPKPDSGCFTVHHYEWSKLALFDFLLQIHNRLDQSCCGFRPRQEDVCVELGHHALCGDPNHIQLTNIIHRDQDPRHLVFTINKGFFDRNEDNLDFRLLEGIKELPEQAVSVLKSKRLREKLLQSLFLDQIYWESQGGRQGIDKLIDVIERRAKVLLTYINAHGIKVIKMHV, encoded by the exons ATGGGGAAGTCTCGCGTTCACTGGCTGCGCTTCCCTTTTCTAAGATTGACCAGCAGCTTTCGAAGGTGCCCTCTTTCAATAAGGAGTTTGATAATTGCGAGCGTGTGTGTTGTCCATTTGTTGTTGGTGGTTTCACATTTTGGATACTCGCAGCACCAACGGGAACGAGGGATTGACAAAGACAAGTACCGAAACGCCCGTGGATTGTATAATTTGGATATTAGTGATGCGCTGCCAGACTCTGTGGATTTGCAGACCGGTGCGAGCTTTGTGGTCCCGACACGGTACAACGTGGTGTATATAACGCTAAAGTCTAAGCGCCTGAAACCAGCACATATTCGGGGTACAATCAGACCAAAACTGAGGAGAAAAGTAAGAAGAAACAATGAGGCTAATTCCGCTTTTACGCAGTACAAACTTGGAACTTTGGAGCGAGACGCGGTCCAAATTAAGCGTAATTTTGCATCCAAGACTTCCTTAGGAGAACCCAGGGATGTTTATTATAAATCTTTAGCTATACCCCATACATTTCCTACGGATACACAGATAGACTCTCACATAAGTTCTATCCGAATTTACAGTCAGAGGGCACCGCCATGGATCAGCCCACAGGACGTGGAAGCCATGCGCTTTCTTGCGGATGCCAACGTTTTGCGCATCAAAGAAGTTTATCGCGGAGACTCTCCGACACTTCTGATATTTGAGGGCGAGACAAGCGTCCCAatgaaaaaccaaaaacacacacaacggaGCAATGTATGTGGAGGGCAGTGTGGAGTAATCAACAGCCCCGTGGACACCACTGAGGTCTTTGCTTTCCATCTGGACAGGGTGCTGGGGCTCAATAGGACATTGCCAGCTGTGAGCAGAAAGTTTAGCTTTTTACACG ATGGCCAGCCCTGTCCAGTGGTGTCATGGGATGCATCTCTCTACCCAGAAGGCCTTGCTGAAGGCCGGTCGACCGTGAGGTTAACATGGGGGGAGTACCAGAACTCCCTGAAACAGAAGTGTTGGCATAAAAACATCAGCCCAAAGCCTGACTCCGGATGCTTCACAGTTCATCACTATGAGTGGAGTAAACTGGCTCTGTTTGACTTCTTGTTACAG ATTCACAACCGTCTGGATCAGAGTTGCTGTGGATTCAGGCCCAGGCAGGAGGATGTTTGTGTGGAACTCGGCCACCATGCTCTATGTGGGGACCCAAACCACATACaactgacaaacatcatccacaGGGATCAGGACCCCAGACACCTGGTCTTCACCATCAACAAGGGGTTCTTCGACCGCAATGAGGACAACTTGGACTTCAGGCTCCTGGAAGGAATCAAAGA GCTGCCAGAGCAGGCAGTGTCCGTGCTGAAGAGCAAGAGGCTGAGGGAGAAGCTCCTCCAGTCTCTTTTCCTGGACCAGATATACTGGGAGAGCCAGGGCGGCCGGCAGGGCATCGACAAGCTGATCGATGTAATTGAGAGGCGGGCCAAAGTCCTCCTCACCTACATCAATGCTCATGGGATCAAAGTCATCAAAATGCACGTATGA
- the LOC120566277 gene encoding uncharacterized protein LOC120566277 isoform X1 translates to MLHHRKQIFSFNMLEAQYPTLLLFVTTLLMVTCRSTERVAEQDVRNYLCVCSGGLIFFNVKADVELHPNSESISLLLDRENLKDNQFLPLALDQVPQSSGYVIGPKTRFSFIKLCGGSLLNVGCLLAVVGAAVRILLLDPSSTLTTIHHSVTACSMEPVSNILVFDNWPYLFVNYYYRLKPKSFSSSHCWAINNTASSSKPAFISSFLGDVISVGVAQGLIKSITFCIHLAPTLIFAILTDLLHAKECN, encoded by the exons ATGCTCCATCATAGAAAACAAATATTTAGTTTCAACATGCTTGAAGCACAATACCCAACTTTGCTTTTATTTGTTACCACATTATTGATGGTGACCTGTCGTAGCACTGAACGTGTGGCTGAACAAG ATGTCAGAAATTACCTTTGTGTTTGCTCCGGTGGCCTGATCTTTTTCAATGTGAAAGCAGACGTGGAACTGCATCCCAACTCTGAATCGATTTCATTACTACTTGACAGG GAGAACCTGAAGGACAATCAATTCCTGCCACTTG CTTTGGACCAAGTTCCTCAGAGTTCTGGATATGTCATCGGACCAAAGACCAGGTTCTCATTCATAAAACTGTGCGGAGGATCCTTACTAAATGT AGGCTGCCTGCTTGCTGTTGTCGGGGCTGCTGTACGGATCCTCCTTTTGGACCCATCCTCTACATTAACAACCATTCATCATTCTGTGACAGCATGTTCCATGGAGCCAGTGTctaacattttagtttttgatAACTGGCCTTACCTTTTTGTGAACTACTATTACAGACTTAAACCTAAGAGTTTTTCTTCATCACACTGTTGGGCTATAAATAACACTGCATCCTCCAGCAAACCAGCTTTTATATCCAGTTTCCTTGGAGATGTGATCTCAGTGGGGGTAGCTCAAGGATTAATAAAGAGTATTACTTTTTGTATCCATTTAGCTCCAACTTTAATATTTGCTATATTGACTGACCTATTACATGCAAAGGAATGCAATtga
- the LOC120566277 gene encoding uncharacterized protein LOC120566277 isoform X2, with translation MLHHRKQIFSFNMLEAQYPTLLLFVTTLLMVTCRSTERVAEQDVRNYLCVCSGGLIFFNVKADVELHPNSESISLLLDRENLKDNQFLPLEAACLLLSGLLYGSSFWTHPLH, from the exons ATGCTCCATCATAGAAAACAAATATTTAGTTTCAACATGCTTGAAGCACAATACCCAACTTTGCTTTTATTTGTTACCACATTATTGATGGTGACCTGTCGTAGCACTGAACGTGTGGCTGAACAAG ATGTCAGAAATTACCTTTGTGTTTGCTCCGGTGGCCTGATCTTTTTCAATGTGAAAGCAGACGTGGAACTGCATCCCAACTCTGAATCGATTTCATTACTACTTGACAGG GAGAACCTGAAGGACAATCAATTCCTGCCACTTG AGGCTGCCTGCTTGCTGTTGTCGGGGCTGCTGTACGGATCCTCCTTTTGGACCCATCCTCTACATTAA